In Achromobacter xylosoxidans A8, a single window of DNA contains:
- a CDS encoding pyridoxal phosphate-dependent decarboxylase family protein — protein sequence MELGALTEISRMTMDRLAHSREFPIYFVITNYIVRDILIFHSLSHKAPAMTTPYSPPSPRIEFPATGTPWPTLEKRLDDAKNGDYRWDEGRMALYVYWLDDALGAVSKNASAKYFMENGLGRKAFPSVQRLESEVVDMALSLFNAPASAAGSFTSGGTESIFQAVKSARSLKRATGVVAGHERLKIVVPRSAHPAFNKAAYYLDMDVQRIAIRDDFRVDVQALNAAVDERTALIVGSAPAYPHGVYDSIAALSEVALKHHVPLHVDACVGGFLGPFMKLNGEPIPDFDFSLPGVTSISADIHKYGFAAKGASLILYRNETFKQHQRFEFDDWPRGHYETDTFLGTRPASPVASAWAVLNYLGTEGYRGIAKIVADTRNRMIRGIEDIEGLEVLRPHSELSFVLYRSRDSSVDINAVAQELDKKGWFVGVGVDPVAIHFMVNPVHQSIMDSYLDDLRAAVKNVRDNKLTAQTNAHTY from the coding sequence ATGGAACTGGGCGCTCTCACGGAAATTTCGCGGATGACGATGGATCGTCTGGCCCACTCACGGGAATTCCCTATCTATTTTGTGATCACAAATTATATTGTTCGTGATATCTTAATTTTTCATTCACTTTCACATAAAGCACCTGCCATGACGACGCCTTATTCCCCCCCGTCCCCGCGAATCGAATTTCCAGCCACCGGCACGCCCTGGCCAACGCTGGAGAAGCGCTTGGACGACGCCAAGAATGGGGACTACCGCTGGGACGAAGGCAGGATGGCGCTCTATGTCTACTGGCTGGATGACGCGCTCGGAGCCGTATCGAAGAACGCCTCGGCAAAGTACTTCATGGAGAATGGCCTGGGCCGCAAGGCGTTCCCCAGTGTCCAGCGCCTGGAATCGGAAGTCGTCGACATGGCGCTGTCCCTGTTCAATGCTCCGGCTAGCGCCGCAGGCAGCTTCACTTCGGGTGGGACCGAGAGCATTTTCCAGGCGGTGAAATCGGCGCGTAGCCTGAAAAGAGCGACTGGGGTTGTAGCCGGCCACGAACGGCTCAAGATCGTGGTTCCGCGCTCAGCACACCCGGCCTTTAACAAGGCGGCGTATTACCTGGACATGGACGTGCAGCGTATTGCCATCCGCGACGATTTCCGGGTCGACGTCCAGGCGTTGAATGCCGCTGTTGACGAGCGCACGGCATTGATCGTGGGTTCCGCTCCGGCATATCCGCATGGAGTCTACGATTCGATCGCCGCACTTTCGGAGGTCGCGCTGAAGCACCACGTTCCGCTGCATGTGGACGCGTGCGTGGGCGGCTTTCTCGGCCCGTTCATGAAGCTCAATGGCGAACCCATTCCTGACTTTGATTTCTCGCTGCCTGGCGTCACAAGCATCTCGGCCGACATCCACAAGTACGGATTCGCCGCGAAAGGCGCCTCACTGATTCTTTATCGCAACGAAACCTTCAAACAACACCAACGCTTCGAATTCGACGATTGGCCCCGTGGCCACTACGAGACGGACACGTTTCTCGGCACACGCCCCGCCAGCCCCGTCGCCTCGGCGTGGGCGGTCTTGAATTACCTGGGCACCGAGGGATATCGGGGTATCGCCAAGATCGTGGCCGATACGCGCAATCGCATGATTCGAGGGATCGAAGACATCGAGGGTTTGGAGGTACTCCGTCCTCATAGCGAGCTTTCTTTCGTGCTTTATCGATCGCGAGATTCGTCGGTCGACATCAACGCTGTCGCTCAAGAGCTGGACAAAAAGGGATGGTTCGTCGGCGTCGGCGTGGATCCCGTGGCAATCCACTTCATGGTGAATCCGGTGCACCAATCGATCATGGACAGCTACCTGGACGACCTGCGCGCAGCCGTCAAAAACGTTCGCGATAACAAGCTGACGGCGCAAACCAACGCCCATACCTACTGA
- a CDS encoding ABC transporter ATP-binding protein yields MTAITIAKLSKHYDGTTALRDLNLHVEQGEFLTILGPSGSGKSTTLALIAGLTLPSEGAIFLGPRDVTRLPPAQRNIGLVFQSYALFPHLSVRENIAFPLRIRHNDAAAIDKKVKEVLALLRLDGLQSRRPAQLSGGQQQRVALARALVFQPDILLLDEPMGALDKQLREEVQVELRRLQRSLGTTTILVTHDQEEALSMSDRVMLLADGMMQQVGSPQEIYSRPSNSFVAGFLGTANFLRGRLATADSKLILDLGEGERLVVHPSGLSQPPTDGDLVQAIVRPERATLSAPSAGHAGLRGRVLDIVYLGQSIRYHVQTSQARPFIVAASDEKVRFAIGDHVVLSWPEDAVWLLPEKHPAELAHPPATVTHLH; encoded by the coding sequence ATGACAGCAATCACCATTGCGAAACTGTCCAAGCATTACGATGGCACGACCGCCTTGCGAGATTTGAATTTGCACGTGGAACAGGGGGAGTTCCTGACCATCCTCGGCCCAAGCGGCTCCGGCAAGAGCACTACGCTGGCCTTGATAGCCGGGCTTACGCTGCCCAGCGAAGGAGCAATTTTCCTCGGCCCGCGCGACGTCACCCGACTCCCCCCTGCACAGCGCAACATCGGTCTCGTCTTCCAAAGCTATGCACTCTTTCCCCATTTGTCGGTGCGCGAGAACATCGCGTTTCCTTTGCGAATCCGGCACAACGATGCCGCCGCAATAGACAAGAAGGTGAAGGAAGTGCTCGCGTTGCTGCGCCTGGACGGTCTGCAGAGCCGTCGGCCCGCGCAGTTGTCCGGCGGGCAACAACAGCGTGTAGCGCTCGCTCGAGCCTTGGTCTTCCAGCCCGACATCCTGCTGCTGGACGAACCCATGGGAGCGTTGGATAAACAACTGCGCGAAGAGGTGCAGGTGGAATTGCGGCGGCTGCAGCGTTCTCTGGGTACGACGACCATCCTTGTTACCCACGACCAGGAAGAGGCATTGTCCATGTCCGACCGGGTGATGCTCCTGGCGGATGGCATGATGCAGCAGGTCGGGTCGCCGCAGGAAATCTACTCGCGGCCAAGCAATTCGTTTGTGGCCGGTTTTCTGGGTACCGCCAATTTCCTGCGCGGCCGTCTTGCGACGGCAGACTCCAAGCTCATTCTTGACCTTGGAGAAGGCGAGAGGCTGGTAGTCCATCCCTCGGGCCTATCACAGCCACCAACGGACGGCGATCTCGTGCAGGCGATCGTCCGGCCCGAACGGGCCACACTATCCGCCCCATCTGCCGGGCACGCGGGCCTCAGAGGGCGCGTCCTGGACATTGTCTATCTGGGGCAGTCCATACGCTATCACGTCCAAACCAGCCAGGCGCGTCCGTTCATAGTCGCCGCCAGCGACGAAAAAGTCCGGTTCGCTATTGGAGACCATGTGGTTCTCTCATGGCCTGAAGACGCCGTCTGGCTGCTTCCGGAGAAACACCCTGCCGAATTGGCGCATCCCCCCGCCACTGTCACCCACCTGCACTAA
- a CDS encoding extracellular solute-binding protein, with protein MERRTFIKSSLATMGACATPTLVRAAAPASATVKSIRIIAAGGQSGEALQKGYIDPYTARTGITVQREDTTGTPLGKLRAMVESGRIDAVLHEIGGPALAQAMALDLLAPLDWARIDPDAMFPEARHTHGMGYQYFSVALSGRADATPLSNWKDFWDTTKFPGWRSLPDIPYYSLPIALLADGVAPENLYPIDFDRAFASLERIKSHVPVWWSSGAQPAQLLLDNEVRYAASYSGRVAGNPKLRLEFNQGLLNIGYFVMPRGAAPAQASAAFGLLHQMTLPASQAEAAKIIPYTGNSPYLDKLLPQDKLAQFPTSRANREVQILPNEAFWAAHASVVEKRWQLFKLGL; from the coding sequence ATGGAACGTCGTACTTTCATCAAGTCGTCGCTGGCTACCATGGGCGCATGCGCCACCCCCACCCTGGTGCGTGCCGCAGCACCAGCGTCGGCAACGGTCAAGTCCATACGCATCATCGCGGCCGGGGGCCAGTCCGGCGAGGCTCTCCAAAAAGGTTACATCGATCCCTACACCGCGCGCACCGGCATCACGGTGCAACGGGAAGACACTACCGGAACGCCCCTGGGAAAACTGCGGGCGATGGTCGAATCCGGGCGCATCGACGCCGTGCTGCACGAAATCGGCGGCCCCGCCTTGGCCCAAGCCATGGCGCTTGACCTGCTGGCGCCTTTGGACTGGGCACGGATCGATCCCGATGCGATGTTCCCCGAGGCGCGGCACACACATGGGATGGGGTATCAGTATTTCTCGGTCGCGCTATCCGGACGGGCCGATGCCACTCCCTTGTCCAACTGGAAGGATTTCTGGGATACCACGAAGTTTCCGGGCTGGCGTTCACTGCCCGATATCCCGTACTACTCCCTACCCATCGCGTTGCTTGCCGATGGCGTGGCGCCCGAGAACCTCTACCCAATCGACTTCGATCGAGCCTTCGCCAGCCTGGAGCGGATCAAATCGCACGTACCGGTATGGTGGTCCAGCGGCGCCCAGCCCGCGCAACTGCTATTGGATAACGAAGTCCGCTACGCCGCCTCCTATTCGGGCCGCGTTGCGGGGAACCCAAAGCTGCGCCTGGAATTCAATCAGGGGCTGCTGAATATTGGTTACTTCGTCATGCCGCGAGGCGCCGCGCCGGCCCAAGCCAGCGCCGCCTTTGGTCTGCTCCATCAGATGACGCTGCCCGCTTCCCAGGCAGAGGCGGCGAAGATCATCCCCTATACCGGCAATAGTCCCTACCTGGACAAGCTGCTCCCGCAGGACAAGCTGGCGCAGTTCCCGACGAGCCGGGCCAATCGGGAAGTACAAATCCTCCCCAATGAAGCATTCTGGGCCGCCCATGCCTCCGTGGTCGAAAAGCGGTGGCAACTCTTCAAGCTAGGGCTTTGA
- a CDS encoding ABC transporter permease codes for MEESKAMQDSKRIRKPGPAILAVYASLVLFFICIPVAIVVPMSFSSSSTLEFPPPGYSLRWYEAFFGDPRWIEALQNSVFIALISSLIALCLGSVAAYGLVRGRFRGRSLLELNFAAPMVVPHVITGVALYIFFANIGLLGTMGGLVLAHAVLAAPYVVLVVSTGLAALDVRVEQVACTLGASRAIVLWRVVAPNMAPNLFAAWLFAFMISFDEITVTIFLAGTHDTIPKRMFTQLLERIDPTITAVATMLVAVSILMVAAIAALMRRPKLERSSTG; via the coding sequence ATGGAAGAATCCAAGGCTATGCAGGACAGCAAGAGAATCCGCAAACCAGGCCCCGCCATACTGGCCGTCTACGCATCTCTTGTCCTGTTCTTCATTTGCATTCCCGTCGCCATCGTGGTGCCGATGTCCTTCTCGAGTTCCAGTACCCTGGAGTTCCCCCCGCCTGGCTACTCGTTGCGATGGTACGAAGCATTCTTCGGCGACCCGCGATGGATCGAAGCACTCCAGAACTCCGTATTCATTGCACTGATTTCGAGCCTTATCGCTCTTTGCCTCGGCAGCGTCGCCGCATACGGACTGGTTCGCGGCAGGTTCCGTGGCCGGTCTCTACTCGAGTTGAATTTCGCGGCGCCCATGGTGGTACCGCACGTCATTACAGGCGTCGCACTCTATATCTTCTTTGCCAACATTGGCCTGCTCGGAACCATGGGCGGACTTGTTCTGGCGCACGCGGTCCTGGCCGCGCCCTATGTCGTACTGGTGGTGTCCACCGGTCTGGCCGCGCTCGATGTCCGCGTCGAGCAGGTCGCCTGCACACTTGGCGCATCGCGCGCAATTGTGCTTTGGCGGGTGGTCGCGCCCAACATGGCTCCCAATCTATTCGCTGCCTGGCTATTCGCTTTCATGATCAGCTTTGACGAAATCACTGTCACGATTTTTCTGGCTGGGACGCACGACACGATACCCAAGCGCATGTTCACTCAGCTTCTCGAACGCATCGATCCCACCATTACCGCGGTCGCGACGATGCTGGTCGCGGTTTCCATCCTGATGGTGGCAGCAATTGCCGCGCTGATGCGACGCCCGAAATTAGAGCGCAGCAGCACTGGGTAG
- a CDS encoding ABC transporter permease, producing the protein MHPTKKSATLPRSSRAELKLVAPLLMLMVLAFNLPLLDTLIRSFGWPHPTLAHYGELLGSPLYLKVIANTFIISALATLACMALGYPLAYWINGLTPRAQLFALALVVIPFWVSVLIRTYAWIILLGNAGIVNGLLQAGGLIDGPIAFLYNRGGVTLGVVNALLPFLVLPLYAAMRKVDPRLLHAARSLGSTEWTAFWRIFLPLTLPALAAGGLLVFLMALGFYVTPMILGGGRVPMLVNMLDLLINRMPDWNLASAISIALLLACLALYATSRRLGRLNLRSS; encoded by the coding sequence ATGCACCCGACGAAAAAAAGCGCTACGCTGCCGCGCAGCAGCCGGGCGGAGCTGAAGCTGGTCGCGCCATTGCTCATGCTGATGGTATTGGCTTTCAATCTACCGCTACTCGACACACTGATCCGCAGCTTCGGCTGGCCCCATCCGACGCTGGCGCACTATGGCGAGCTACTCGGCTCGCCGCTCTATCTGAAGGTCATCGCCAATACCTTCATCATCTCCGCGCTCGCCACGCTGGCCTGCATGGCGCTAGGCTATCCCTTGGCATACTGGATCAACGGTCTGACTCCCAGAGCACAGCTCTTCGCCCTTGCGCTCGTGGTCATCCCATTCTGGGTTAGCGTGCTCATCCGTACCTATGCCTGGATCATCCTGCTGGGCAACGCCGGCATCGTCAACGGCCTGTTGCAAGCTGGCGGTCTCATCGACGGTCCGATCGCATTCTTGTACAACCGCGGCGGCGTAACCCTCGGCGTGGTCAATGCCCTGCTGCCCTTTCTGGTACTGCCCCTGTACGCGGCAATGCGCAAAGTCGATCCAAGACTCCTGCATGCGGCGCGATCCCTGGGATCGACGGAATGGACGGCATTTTGGCGAATATTCTTGCCGCTGACTCTGCCCGCGCTCGCAGCGGGAGGGCTATTGGTGTTTCTGATGGCCCTCGGCTTCTACGTCACACCCATGATTCTGGGTGGCGGACGCGTACCAATGCTGGTCAACATGCTGGATTTGCTGATCAACCGCATGCCCGACTGGAACCTGGCATCCGCCATTTCCATCGCTCTGCTGCTTGCCTGCCTGGCGCTGTACGCCACAAGCAGAAGACTTGGGCGACTCAATCTACGTTCGTCATGA